A section of the Ovis canadensis isolate MfBH-ARS-UI-01 breed Bighorn chromosome 1, ARS-UI_OviCan_v2, whole genome shotgun sequence genome encodes:
- the TACSTD2 gene encoding tumor-associated calcium signal transducer 2: MARGPGLALPSPWILMLAAVIGHAAAQNQCVCPTNKMTVCDERDPSGRCQCRVLGSNQAVNCSTLTSKCLLLKARMRASHSGRALVRPSEHALLDNDGLYDPDCDQQGRFKARQCNQTSVCWCVNSVGVRRTDKGDLSLQCDEVVRTYHILIDLRHRPDAPAFNHSDLDAELRQLFQQRYLLQPKFVRAVHYEHPTIQIELRQNSSQKVAGEVDIGDAAYYFERDVKGESLFMGPRDLNLRVGGQPLVLEQMLVYYLDEKPPQFSMKRLASGLIAVIVVVVVAVVAGVAVLVITNRRKSGKYKKVEIKELGEIRQ, encoded by the coding sequence ATGGCCCGGGGCCCGGGCCTCGCGCTGCCGTCGCCGTGGATCCTGATGCTGGCGGCGGTGATCGGCCACGCGGCCGCGCAGAACCAGTGCGTGTGTCCCACCAACAAGATGACCGTGTGCGACGAGCGCGACCCGAGCGGCCGCTGCCAATGCCGCGTGCTCGGCTCGAACCAGGCGGTCAACTGCTCCACGCTCACGTCCAAGTGCCTGCTGCTCAAGGCGCGCATGCGCGCCTCCCACAGCGGCCGCGCGCTGGTGCGGCCGAGCGAGCACGCGCTCCTGGACAACGACGGCCTGTACGACCCGGACTGCGACCAGCAGGGGCGCTTCAAGGCGCGCCAGTGCAACCAGACGTCGGTGTGCTGGTGCGTGAACTCGGTGGGCGTGCGCCGCACCGACAAGGGCGACCTGAGCCTGCAGTGCGACGAGGTCGTGCGCACCTACCACATTCTTATTGACCTGCGCCACCGCCCGGACGCCCCCGCCTTCAACCACTCGGACCTGGACGCCGAGCTGCGGCAGCTCTTCCAGCAGCGCTATCTGCTGCAGCCCAAGTTCGTGCGGGCTGTGCACTACGAGCACCCCACCATCCAGATCGAGCTGCGCCAGAACTCGTCGCAGAAGGTCGCCGGCGAGGTGGACATCGGCGACGCCGCGTACTACTTCGAGAGGGACGTCAAGGGCGAGTCGCTGTTCATGGGCCCCCGCGACCTCAACTTGCGCGTGGGCGGACAGCCCCTGGTCCTGGAGCAGATGCTCGTCTACTACCTGGACGAGAAGCCCCCCCAGTTCTCCATGAAGCGCCTCGCCAGCGGCCTCATCGCCGTCATCGTGGTGGTCGTGGTGGCGGTGGTCGCCGGCGTGGCCGTCCTGGTGATCACCAATCGGAGGAAGTCAGGAAAGTACAAGAAGGTGGAGATCAAGGAACTGGGGGAGATAAGACAGTAA